CTAAAAGAGAAAGCTAGATGATATGGATAATCTACTAACCATAAACGAATTGCTCTTCTGCTGCATTAATTGATCAGCTTTGGATGAGTATATCAAACACACCTATACTTTGCTGCTTCACTGAAGAATCGTTTCTCAAGAGGAACATGAGGTACTAGTAATGTATAACTACTGCAGAAGATAGAATTCTCTGCCATTTGTTATGCATAATTTACACAAGTTTCGGAATAAAGCGTGTACTTTTCTTGATGCTATATCAGTATCTGTCTAAATATTGTTGTGCAATCCAGTTTGCCTGAATATAAAAACCTTCTAATATCTCATAATTACAATTTACAGCAAGCAATTCTACTGACTGCTAACATACTCAAAGGAGCTTCTTTATGGTACATTGGGCCTTAAAGATTAAACATAAGGGCACCTTTCATCTAAAATGTACACCTAGTTTGGAACCGGTAGAGGGAGCAGCGAGGCAGTGGAGGCTCTGCTGATCATTGGAAGCGAAGCATGGCACACGGAAAAGAACCATGCTGTCACTGTCatggcgacacacacacacacacacacacacaaaagggaAAAAAAACTCTTAAGATATCATCATCTTCAAATCTTGTCAGCTCGTGGTAGGAAACCTATTTGCAGGACAATTTTAGGGCTGCCCAAACTGTTGAATGATCTGGATAGATGGAATATGTCTGACCCTTATAAAATCATCACCACCATCCCCCAATTTACCAAGAAAGGAGCTTGACATGCCCACCAATCTCAACCTCTGCAATGTAGCAAGTGACTGGAACCCAGCAGGAATAGCTGCCAACTTTGCACATGACATGATCCACACTTCTTGAACACATGGCATTGCTCCATCAATAACATCCCACCGCTCCAGTTCCTCAAGTTCAGTTATGATGAAGATTTTCAGCTTTAGAAAACCGGAACGGCAGCATCTCATTACTTTCCCCTTGTATGCATTGTTCAGCTGGAGGAACAGCAGATTCGGCAATCGAACAAGAACTGAAAGCGGGTCATCTTCCAGCTCTGAGAAGCTCAAGCGCAGCTTTGTAAGGTTGTGTAGTTGAGCAAACCAATTTGGCAATGTCTGCAAAGATCCAGCTAGATGCAGCTTCTGTAGACATGAAGAAGGTTCCAACATTGCAAGATCAAGTGGCCTGGTGCCATCGCTAGGGAAGATGGATAGGTATGATAGTTCCTTCATATTGTTCACAGAAGAGCATAGCTCTTTGGCATCTTCATTTTTTAAATCCTCTATCGAAAGCTTCTTCAGCTGGGTAAGGCTTGCAATCTCACAAACCACGGCTGTGCTTGCTTGCAACCCAGTTAATATCTGGAGTTTGTCAAGCTGATTAAATCCTATCGGGATCTGGATGCATTGGTCATCTTGTTTCATCTCTAGATGTCGTAGATTTCTTAAACATTTGATTTGAAATGTgattctctttatctgagtcttccTGATATCAAGAGTTTGCAAGTGATAGAGCTTGTTCATTgttcttgggagcttcttcaacttCGTTCCCCTTAGTCCAAGGTACCTCAAGTGAACTAAGCCTCCGATCTCTTTTGGAAGTTCTAGCATGTTACCATCTTCAAAATCCAGAATTCTTACCAGACCAAAGCTCCTTGAAATAACATTGCATTTAATTGCAGTTGGTGCACTGTTGTTGAACATGAAAACAGATCGCAATCTTTTCTTGTGTTCATTGCTGAATGATACATGAGGCATTTGCATTGATACGCGCCGATCACTAACACTTGGGCCTTTATCAGCGCAGATGATGGAAAATTTCTCATTTTCAGACAGCCAAATGGCAAGATCGTGAAGAAGATCATGAACTCTGCATGCTTTTACTCTCCCACTGATGCTTGCTGTTGCCACTTCTACCATGCTTTTGTTGATCAGCTCCATGAGGTACTTCTCTGCAGTCATTTCAAGTGTCTCATCAGCCTTTTCTTTCACAAACCCTTCGGCAATCCATAACCGAACTAATTTCTTTCGGGAGATCTGTGACTCATATGGGATTACAGAGAGCAGCATAAAACATGGCTTCAAAGGCTGTGGGAGGTCCCTATAACTTGAGAGCAGTGTCTGCTGGATTCCCATTTGACCATTGCTTAGATCCTTCTGAATGCTTGCCAGGACACTTTTCCATTTAGTATCTGTTTGTTCTTTCCCGGACATCATACTCCCTGCAGCAACAATAGCAAGAGGCAAACCAACACACTTCTTCACAATGTCCTCGGCAGTTTCCTTTAGAGCGTCCGGGCATATTCCATCCTGCAAGAATGCctttttgcaaaacaaattccagGAATCTTCAAATGGCAATGGCTGAAGCTGCTGCACAGTGCTCTTTACGCCTTCAACTGAGCCAGCCACGGCGGCATTACGAGTTGTCACAAGCACTCGGCTCCCGCTGCATTTTCTGGGCAGTACTAGCTTGATGATATCCCACAACCCTCTGTCCCAGACATCATCAAACACAAGCAGAAACTTTTTACAGCCAAGGCCACTCAAGAGCAATTCTAGGAGCTGCTTCTCGCAGAGGGAGCTCGCCTCTGCAGAGGGGATCTTCATCAGCCCGTTGGCCATCTCACAGAGGACAGAGTGCAGCTCCATCGTTTTCGACACATAGATCCACGCGCAGCATTCGAAATGCTTCTTCACGTCCGGGTTGGTGTACACCTTCTTGGCAAGTGTGGTCTTCCCAACACCTCCCATGCCAACCAAGGATATGACACTTAGCTCCGACTCTGAGCCTCCATCCAAGATATGCCGAAGCAACACATCCAGAT
The Triticum dicoccoides isolate Atlit2015 ecotype Zavitan chromosome 3A, WEW_v2.0, whole genome shotgun sequence genome window above contains:
- the LOC119269180 gene encoding disease resistance protein RPM1-like, coding for MAEPVLASLIHVLGSLLSSRATDHGRRLWSVSRDVGWLRDELHSMQLFLHEMEVCSIEGGVAREAWIDQMRDIMSDSEDTIDIFDASQVQGCCVLGKLRSRHDVGARIRRIRAQLSDISRRRLEYAVERPRESSDKWIHGLLASSPMVHDIDVVGLDKYLDVLLRHILDGGSESELSVISLVGMGGVGKTTLAKKVYTNPDVKKHFECCAWIYVSKTMELHSVLCEMANGLMKIPSAEASSLCEKQLLELLLSGLGCKKFLLVFDDVWDRGLWDIIKLVLPRKCSGSRVLVTTRNAAVAGSVEGVKSTVQQLQPLPFEDSWNLFCKKAFLQDGICPDALKETAEDIVKKCVGLPLAIVAAGSMMSGKEQTDTKWKSVLASIQKDLSNGQMGIQQTLLSSYRDLPQPLKPCFMLLSVIPYESQISRKKLVRLWIAEGFVKEKADETLEMTAEKYLMELINKSMVEVATASISGRVKACRVHDLLHDLAIWLSENEKFSIICADKGPSVSDRRVSMQMPHVSFSNEHKKRLRSVFMFNNSAPTAIKCNVISRSFGLVRILDFEDGNMLELPKEIGGLVHLRYLGLRGTKLKKLPRTMNKLYHLQTLDIRKTQIKRITFQIKCLRNLRHLEMKQDDQCIQIPIGFNQLDKLQILTGLQASTAVVCEIASLTQLKKLSIEDLKNEDAKELCSSVNNMKELSYLSIFPSDGTRPLDLAMLEPSSCLQKLHLAGSLQTLPNWFAQLHNLTKLRLSFSELEDDPLSVLVRLPNLLFLQLNNAYKGKVMRCCRSGFLKLKIFIITELEELERWDVIDGAMPCVQEVWIMSCAKLAAIPAGFQSLATLQRLRLVGMSSSFLGKLGDGGDDFIRVRHIPSIQIIQQFGQP